The following is a genomic window from Malus sylvestris chromosome 7, drMalSylv7.2, whole genome shotgun sequence.
atcaggattttttttttcttccgggTTTCAGTCGAAGACGGATTGGACACGCAGAGATGCCTTAAATTTGAAACCGTAAAAAATAGTGATTCTTTGATGAATATCAACCATTCCCATAAATGAGATCAAAGTTAAATAATATTAATTGTGACAGTGACAGAGAATTTCTCAAAACTCAAGTTTTTTCACGAAGAAAAAACATTGCATAGAGAGAATCTCAAATTGTCAATTTGTACGTGTAATTGTAAAATCAAAATTATGGGTTGGTGCAAGCTCTAAGTAATTTGTCCGTCGAACACCAGGTTTTTTCATGTTTTACAGCCCATTGCAAGCGTATCCAAATTTATAACATACAACGAACATAAAATCACTTTCttattacttttttatttatttgtaacaTATAAACCTAGTTATGGTGAAAAATATGCTACCACCCTATCAAAATAAAAGCAATATGAATGCAGACGGCAGCATACCACTGCCAAAGTTATACTCAAATTTTCTTAAGAAACTCAATGGCATAGATGTGGAAAGCGGAGCAGATGACGCGGAAGCCTTTGAATCCAGATCCCATAGCCAAGGCCTCAAACTCCTTCTCCGTCCGCTCTTTTCCTCCGGGGTTGTAACCTAACATGATCACGTCGAGATTGACAACTACCTTGGTGGCAAGGCTGCTGTCTGGAGCTACTGGAAGAATGCTCTCAACAAGAATCACCTTCCCATTGTCAGGGAGCGCGGTATAACAATTCTTCAAAAATTTCAAGCAATGATCGTCACTCCAGTCGTGACATATCGACTGCAAGATTGCATACATGATTTGAGAGTAGTTCCAAATTATTATGCAACTAAGCTCTTATAAGAAATTGATATTACCACTACAAAATAGTCATTGACTctctttttcataaaaaataactaaCCTTCATGAAAATTGCATCTCCCTTGGGAACACTTACAAACATGTCTCCTCCAACATGCTCCACACCTACATCCAACATCCATAGATCTCATATTCATTAGGAAAAATGATAAATAGTACAAACATAAGCAATATTAGAGGAGGAGAAATTGAACTTGAGAAAGGTCGAGGTAAAGGTAAATGCTTTTAAGTAATTGAACTACAACCATTATCAGAAACGAAGAACATACCAAGAAATTGGGGAGCATCTTCTATGACATGAGGCAAGTCGAAGTTGATACCCTTAATTGAGGGGTACTTAGAAACGATCATGTTAACAACAGCGCCAGTGCCACCGCCAACATCTACGACGGATGTGAGGCCCTCAAAGCCCTTGTAGGTCTCTAGAAGTTTTTTCATGATAATTGTAGACTGGGCAGCCATTCCCCTGTTGAAGACCTTGTTGAATCTAGGGTCAGTGCCATGGTACTCAAAAGCAGTCATTCCATAGGCCTTGTTGAATGGAATTCCTCCTTCAAGAACTGCATCTTTCAAGTGGTACCTGCACAAACCCAAAACAAGCATGCATGTTACTCTCACAACTAAAAGCATATAGGATGTGTAAAATAACGAAACACCACGTCGTTTGATCAGTCATATGGGCATGGCTCATATGTGACCTAGGCCAAGCCATCTACCACGTGTTTCAATGCCCGCATAACTCACAAGCATCAAATAATAAGGAATTATTGACATAATTCTTGTATTGATGTGGATTACGCTATTTAGCAAGGCGGTATCCTCTTATGTTCGAGTATACAATTTTATTCCGATTTTCTTATGAAAATGAGTGAGGGGATTTATGGAAGAATAGAATAATTAAAGTGTTAAACAATGGAGTCATACAAAGGAAAAATATTAAGATGTAATTAGATTATcctacattttttttctaacttgtttaaattaaacATATGTTCCTTTACAAAATTCCTAAAACTGTACAAGAATGATCAATTTCCAATCTTGTCTGTCCCCAACGACCAAATCGGGCAAAAGTAATatgaacaaagaagaaaaaacagtAGAGAATGATAGAGAGAAAGGT
Proteins encoded in this region:
- the LOC126630017 gene encoding caffeic acid 3-O-methyltransferase-like, with the translated sequence MGSTGETQMTPTQVSDQETNLFAMQPANAPVLPMVLKTALELDLLEIMAKVGPGAFVSPADLASQLPTKNPDAPVMLDRMLRLLASYSILTHSLRTLPDGNVERLYGLGPVCKFLTKNEDGVSIAPLCLMSQDKVLMESWYHLKDAVLEGGIPFNKAYGMTAFEYHGTDPRFNKVFNRGMAAQSTIIMKKLLETYKGFEGLTSVVDVGGGTGAVVNMIVSKYPSIKGINFDLPHVIEDAPQFLGVEHVGGDMFVSVPKGDAIFMKSICHDWSDDHCLKFLKNCYTALPDNGKVILVESILPVAPDSSLATKVVVNLDVIMLGYNPGGKERTEKEFEALAMGSGFKGFRVICSAFHIYAIEFLKKI